GTGCTCGTCGCGTCGGCGTCGGTAGTGGGTCTTGGCGCCAGGTGAGGCGGTGATTGCGGAGAAGGACCAGAGGTAGCCAGCGTGGTTGAGGCGGTCATTCTTTACCCAACGGCGGGTGACTGCGGACTTCTTGCCTGAAGCTCTGGTGATAGGCGAGGAGCCGGCGTATGCCTTCAGGCCGCGGGCGTCCGCGAATCGGTTGCGGTCGTCGCCGATCTCGGCAAGCACCCGGGCACCAAGCTGTATGCCGAGACCAGGGAAGCTGAGGATGGTCTCGGCGTCCGGGTGCTGAGGGAAAGCCTCCCCGACCGCCTCAGCCAGGTCATCGGCAGCCGCGCAGGCGGCTTCGAGCTGGACGAGGAGGGCGAGCATCTGTTTGCCGAGCGCGTCCTCGACGAGCAGCGGCTGATGAGCCCAGTCAGCCCGGAAGATGTCCCGGAGCTGTTCGGCGTCAGCCTTGATGCCGCGCTGTCGGCCGGCCCGCTTGAGTGCGGTCTGCAGCTGGGTGCGGGTCAGCTGGGCTGCGCGGGTCGGGGTTGGGGCCGCCCGGAGGATCTCGCGAACCTCAGGCCGGCACAGACCGTTCTTCCAGACGTCGGCCGCTGCCAGGGCGGAAGGGTAGTACTCGCGCAGCAGGGAGCGGAGCTGGTTGGCGATCTGCTGCCGGTTCCAGGTGGCGTCCTGCTGAGCGCGGGCGAGGACCGCGATGGCCCGGGCGAGGTCACTGTCGTCAGGGAGCGACCGGTGGGCGTGCATGTCGGTACGGAGAATATTCGCCAGAACCAGGGCGTCACCGGGATCGGACTTCTTGCGCGAGACCGAGTGCCGGTCTCGGTAGCGGGCGGCTGCCATCGGGTTGATCGCGAACACCTTTCGCTTCCCGGCGCGCAGCAGGCCGCGGGAGGTTTCGATCGCGACAGGGATGGGGGTCTCCTCGGTGTCGCCGTACTCGGCGAGCAGGTCCAGCAGGATCTTGTAGCCGGCGGCATCGTCAGTGATGTGCCGCTTGGCCAGGAGCTGGCCGGTGTCGTCGACCAGGGCCACGTCGTGCGTCTTTTCCGCCCAGTCGATTCCGCAGTAGATCAAGATTTCCCTCCCCATGGACTGTTTCCGCTGGTCACGAGCTCATGCGGAACCACGCAGCGACCTAATCCCAGGACTCGACACGGGGCCGGTCCGCCACCTCAGTAGCTGTTCGTGGCACCAGCTCACCCCACGGGCCCCGGTCTGCGTTGGAGCTGAAGCGGCTCGGGCATCACGAGGGGTCACCGTGCGGCGGGCTCGCACCACAGACACCAACGAGTGATCAAGCAGGAAGTGTTGACGATGGTGGCGATCGCGAGGGCGCCGGGCAGCGCCGCTCTGGATAGAGGCGTCAAGTGCCCGGACGGCTCAAGGCGTCAGCCCGGCACCCACGTGACCGCCACCGAAGCCATCATTCACTGCTCGAACAGCCCCGTTGAGGCGCACATCCCTCGTGACTGTGGCTAACACCGGATTAGGACGACTCCGACGCCGCGATCACACCAGCCACGCGAAGATCATCCCAGGACGGTTAGGGTGCGCTTCATCGAGCCGATGGACTGGAGACGGATGATGGAGCAGGACGAAGCCCTGCAACTTGCGGTGACGTTCAGGTTCAACGTCTGACTCGACCATGACGAGCCTGCTCGCTCCGGGCGGCGTGGGTGTACACGAAAGCGGCCGGTCAGATCGGTGCAGGCAGGACTCGCTAGTCTCGTCCGATGGGGAAGACTGAGTCCATGAGAGACATCGTTTTCACGCGCAAGAGCGGCTGGATCCCGAACGTGATCCGCGAGGACGGTGAGCTGAAGCTGATGCTCGGTGCCGGGGCCGACGCCAACCACGCGCCTCGCACGTTCGCGTTCTCGATCAGGGAAGCCCATCTTGCGGTGATCCGGGAGGACCTGGCCAGACACCTGCTGCTGTGGAGTGCGGTCCTTCCGCTGTGCGACGCCGCCGGAACCCGGGGCCGGCTCGACGAGAACGCTGCCGTCGCGCTCCTGGACCCGATCCTCCTCTCCGCGCCCGCGGACGTCGACGCGCTCTTCCAGCGCATCCGGTGGGACAGGGGCCGGCTCATCGCCCATGGGGCTGACATCGATCTCCTCGAGCGCGGTCAGGTCTGCGCGGCGATGCGCGCGGCGACAGAGACGTCCAACGGGAAACGAGCTCAGGAGTACCACGCGGACCGCCGTCGCGCCGAGCGCGGAGCAGTACTCGGTCCACTCGACGCCGCGATTCTGAGGTACACGGGCCAGTACCTGCACGGCGCGACGGTTCCGAGGCGGATGCCCGATGCCGTCGCCCCCGCGCTGCTGCCCGAGGTCATGCGTGTGATCGCCACCGCGGAGCAGGCGTGCGCCGGGATGCGGATCGGCCGCGATCCGCGACGGGGAAAGCGCGCCACGGACAAGCGCGACTGGGATCGGATGGCGACGACGGTCGACGCGGCCGTGCGCCGTGCACACCCTGAGCTCGCCGATGACGCGGTGCGTACCGTGAGCTTCCTGATGTGCTCGGAGGCCGCGGACCGCTCCAGGAGCACGCCCCTGGAGGATGACGAGGAGGCTGCCGGCGACCGCGCCGACTTCGGCGAGAGTGCGAGGAAGACGATCCTGTCGTTCACCGACGACAAGGGCGTCGAGAAGAAGTGGTTCCCGGACAATCCCCGCACTGCCACCGCGGAGTTCTGGGAGTTCGTCGGCGATCGCTCTTCCGCGGACAACGAAGTGTTCACCATCGAGGACGAGGAGATGGGCGAAGGGATCCAGCTCCACTTCTACGCGGACTCCATCGCCCGGATCACGACGGTGCACGAGGGTAAAGGCGGGTCGGATCCGCAGTACCGGGTCGAGTACAGCCTGGTCGACGGGATCGGCGGGTACCGGAACCTGGTGAGCGCCTTCGTCCGCGGCGGCTGCGCCGCACTCGAACAGCACGGCTCTTGGATGTCGGATGCCGCTGAGCTCGAGCGCGCGCGCCGGCGGCGCGACGCCGGGTAGTCCCAGCGGGAGCCCGCGCACGCGCCGTCGGAAGGACCTGCGAAAGAGCGGGTACAGGAGTCCGCGCACTGGCCGACGCAGCCAGCTGACTCGGCCGCATCGCTCGACTGAGCGGTTGGGGGTGCCGTCGCTTCACCTGCCCGTCGAGGAAGTCATGAGGCAGGTGGTGATCAGTTTCAACAACGGCGGTCGCCGCGGGCCCGGTACCGGGAAGAGGGCACGTCTTGGTCCGTCCGGGCAGTGCCACCAGGTGCGGGGTCGATGTCAGTGCCCAGTTCTACACTGACCGCATGATCACCTTCAGTGACTTCAACTTCAAGCTGCTTGTTATCGAAAAGCTCATGTACTGGGACGAGGTGCTGACGCCGCAGTTCAGCCTTGGGGGGCACATGCGCGAGCAGAGCGGGATCACCGACCTCTACCAGTACGTGGTCGACAACGACCTGGCCTACAAGGTCCTCCCCGAGGCGCGCGCCTACTTCGAGGGACTGGATATACCGGATGAACTGCTCCTCACGGTCGACGAACTGACCATCGACGGCGGTCACCAGGTGTACCAGGAGTGCGCGCCGGTCTGGGACGGCGAGGACGAGCTCTTCGATGTCCGCTCACTCGCAGATCTCGCCCTCGTACCGAATCTCCAACGCATCGTCGGCGCGGACGAGGCCCTGCTCGCGGTCCCGGACAAGTTGGACGTCCTCGCGGCCCGCGGCGTCACCGCCCACTGACCAAAATCAAAATCGGGCCTGTTTAGAGGTCGTTTTCTCTCGGTGTTTCATCCTGTTATGCGGGCTTTGTTGGGTAATGCTGGGTCGCGCCAGGAGATGGTGGTCTCTCCGGTGAGACGGCGGGCCATCAGGTCGGTCGTGGCTATCGATGACCTGCGGCTTCGTTGATGGGCGCGGACGGGAACCGGACCCGCGCCGGGTAAGGGTGCGGGTCCGGTTCCACTTGGGAGGCTGTGCCCCTTACCGGTTGAGGATCTGCTCGACCTTGTCGGCCACCTGCTCAGCCTGGATGTTGCGGCCCTTCTCGTTGGGGTGCGCGTACCAGGGGATCCACTGGTCGTTCTCGCCGATCTGGGAGTTCTCCAGCAGGCCGCCGATGCCCCGGTTGCGGCCGTCGCACGCCGTGTTGCTGCCGGTGTGGGCGTAGAGGTCGACGAAGTCGGCGCCGGCGTCCGCGACGGCCTTCTTCATCGTGTCGTCCAGCCGCTTCTGGATCTGGTCCAGGACCGGCAGGGCGTCCTTGGGGATGTCGGCGAGCGGCAGCTCGGTCTGGCCGGGCGCCGGGGTCAGGCACTTGTTCGTGTCCTCGGGCACGAGCCTGGGGTAGCCGTCCTTTCCTGAATGGTCGTACGCCGGCGTTGTCACGTTGTTGGGTGTGTGGGTGTCTGACGGTGCGTCGAGGCACAGCGCACTGCGGCTGACACCTGACGAGTGGATGATTCCGCTGTTCGGCGAGCCGGAGGCAGATGGGAAGCGCGATGTCCTGGAAGGACGGCTGCTCTCGCTTGCTCTGGAGGCACTGAGGCTCGGAACCAACGTGGTCCTGGATTTCGGATGCTGGTCTCGTGACGAGAGGTCCGCGATCCGCTGGTTGG
The sequence above is drawn from the Streptomyces sp. NBC_01591 genome and encodes:
- a CDS encoding IS110 family transposase; amino-acid sequence: MGREILIYCGIDWAEKTHDVALVDDTGQLLAKRHITDDAAGYKILLDLLAEYGDTEETPIPVAIETSRGLLRAGKRKVFAINPMAAARYRDRHSVSRKKSDPGDALVLANILRTDMHAHRSLPDDSDLARAIAVLARAQQDATWNRQQIANQLRSLLREYYPSALAAADVWKNGLCRPEVREILRAAPTPTRAAQLTRTQLQTALKRAGRQRGIKADAEQLRDIFRADWAHQPLLVEDALGKQMLALLVQLEAACAAADDLAEAVGEAFPQHPDAETILSFPGLGIQLGARVLAEIGDDRNRFADARGLKAYAGSSPITRASGKKSAVTRRWVKNDRLNHAGYLWSFSAITASPGAKTHYRRRRDEHGDWHAAAQRNLFNRMIGQLYHCLQHGQRFDEAVAFPFPSVGVVAA
- a CDS encoding DUF6357 family protein is translated as MRDIVFTRKSGWIPNVIREDGELKLMLGAGADANHAPRTFAFSIREAHLAVIREDLARHLLLWSAVLPLCDAAGTRGRLDENAAVALLDPILLSAPADVDALFQRIRWDRGRLIAHGADIDLLERGQVCAAMRAATETSNGKRAQEYHADRRRAERGAVLGPLDAAILRYTGQYLHGATVPRRMPDAVAPALLPEVMRVIATAEQACAGMRIGRDPRRGKRATDKRDWDRMATTVDAAVRRAHPELADDAVRTVSFLMCSEAADRSRSTPLEDDEEAAGDRADFGESARKTILSFTDDKGVEKKWFPDNPRTATAEFWEFVGDRSSADNEVFTIEDEEMGEGIQLHFYADSIARITTVHEGKGGSDPQYRVEYSLVDGIGGYRNLVSAFVRGGCAALEQHGSWMSDAAELERARRRRDAG
- a CDS encoding DUF6892 domain-containing protein; amino-acid sequence: MITFSDFNFKLLVIEKLMYWDEVLTPQFSLGGHMREQSGITDLYQYVVDNDLAYKVLPEARAYFEGLDIPDELLLTVDELTIDGGHQVYQECAPVWDGEDELFDVRSLADLALVPNLQRIVGADEALLAVPDKLDVLAARGVTAH